The Euleptes europaea isolate rEulEur1 chromosome 2, rEulEur1.hap1, whole genome shotgun sequence genome has a segment encoding these proteins:
- the NDUFA13 gene encoding NADH dehydrogenase [ubiquinone] 1 alpha subcomplex subunit 13 isoform X2 produces MAATAAVGKVKQDMPPPGGYGPIDYKRHMPRRGLSGYSLFAIGIGTMIYGYYQMVKWNRERKRMAIEDLEVRIALLPLLMAEDDRRTLRILRQNFEEEAKIMKDVPGWTVAESRFHTTRWVPPTQDELYYLHPQSELDNAKFGCQFYT; encoded by the exons ATGGCGGCGACGGCGGCTGTCGGGAAGGTGAAGCAGGACATGCCGCCTCCGGGCGGCTATGGCCCCATCGACTACAAGAGGCACATGCCCCGGCGGGGGCTGTCAG GCTATAGCCTGTTTGCCATTGGAATCGGTACTATGATTTACGGCTATTATCAAATGGTCAAGTGGAACCGAGAAAGGAA GCGCATGGCCATTGAGGATTTGGAAGTCCGGATCGCGCTGTTGCCTCTTCTGATGGCCGAGGACGACCGAAG GACACTTCGCATCTTACGGCAGAACTTCGAAGAGGAGGCCAAGATCATGAAGGATGTCCCAGGATGGACG GTGGCCGAGTCTCGCTTCCACACCACCCGCTGGGTGCCCCCTACCCAGGACGAGCTGTATTACTTGCACCCCCAGAGCGAGCTGGACAATGCCAAATTCGGTTGTCAGTTTTACACATGA
- the NDUFA13 gene encoding NADH dehydrogenase [ubiquinone] 1 alpha subcomplex subunit 13 isoform X1: MAATAAVGKVKQDMPPPGGYGPIDYKRHMPRRGLSGYSLFAIGIGTMIYGYYQMVKWNRERKTLRILRQNFEEEAKIMKDVPGWTVAESRFHTTRWVPPTQDELYYLHPQSELDNAKFGCQFYT; encoded by the exons ATGGCGGCGACGGCGGCTGTCGGGAAGGTGAAGCAGGACATGCCGCCTCCGGGCGGCTATGGCCCCATCGACTACAAGAGGCACATGCCCCGGCGGGGGCTGTCAG GCTATAGCCTGTTTGCCATTGGAATCGGTACTATGATTTACGGCTATTATCAAATGGTCAAGTGGAACCGAGAAAGGAA GACACTTCGCATCTTACGGCAGAACTTCGAAGAGGAGGCCAAGATCATGAAGGATGTCCCAGGATGGACG GTGGCCGAGTCTCGCTTCCACACCACCCGCTGGGTGCCCCCTACCCAGGACGAGCTGTATTACTTGCACCCCCAGAGCGAGCTGGACAATGCCAAATTCGGTTGTCAGTTTTACACATGA